One Kallotenue papyrolyticum genomic window carries:
- a CDS encoding carbohydrate ABC transporter permease, translated as MLPTVQRVVTHGATFRQRLRRDRIAYLFIAPAVLMMLLVHIIPTLQGLYMSLLDVRQETLRLYLRAPFVGLRHYHNILEGLIFGGGNANIRGLAQATRNSLWFTLWLNVGTVGLGLVLALLLNRKFRGRGLARTLVLLPWIVPSFVVGLIWRFIWLQRGGLANQILVEWLGLVDRPIQWLLLENTRWALLLPAVWRNVPFTALLLLAGLQVIPGDLYEAAQVDGANAWQRFRYITLPMLKPNLAVIVMFGVVFNLFGFGPYNIATSMFGSTNHGRYAELLIPAIARQTFSNQLYSYGAAASVLMMILAMLFILAWYRIFRNALTVN; from the coding sequence ATGCTACCCACTGTGCAACGCGTCGTGACGCACGGAGCAACCTTCCGTCAACGGCTGCGTCGCGATCGCATCGCCTACCTGTTTATCGCACCAGCGGTGCTGATGATGCTGCTGGTGCACATTATTCCTACGCTCCAGGGCTTGTACATGTCGTTGCTGGACGTGCGCCAGGAGACGCTGCGCCTCTACCTGCGCGCGCCCTTTGTCGGCCTGCGGCACTACCACAACATTCTGGAAGGGTTGATCTTCGGCGGCGGCAACGCCAACATTCGCGGCCTGGCCCAGGCGACGCGCAACTCACTCTGGTTTACGCTCTGGCTCAACGTTGGCACGGTTGGGCTGGGCCTGGTGCTGGCGCTGCTGCTCAACCGCAAGTTTCGCGGTCGGGGCCTGGCGCGCACGCTGGTCTTGCTGCCCTGGATCGTGCCGAGCTTCGTGGTGGGCCTGATCTGGCGCTTCATCTGGCTGCAGCGCGGCGGCCTGGCCAATCAGATTCTGGTGGAGTGGCTCGGCCTCGTCGATCGGCCCATCCAGTGGCTGTTGCTGGAGAACACACGCTGGGCCTTGCTGCTGCCGGCGGTCTGGCGCAACGTCCCCTTTACCGCGCTCCTGCTGTTGGCCGGTCTGCAGGTGATCCCCGGTGATCTGTATGAAGCGGCACAGGTCGATGGCGCCAACGCCTGGCAACGCTTCCGCTACATCACCCTGCCGATGCTCAAGCCCAATCTCGCGGTGATCGTCATGTTCGGGGTGGTCTTCAACCTGTTCGGCTTCGGTCCCTACAACATCGCGACCTCGATGTTCGGTAGCACCAACCATGGACGCTATGCCGAGCTGCTGATCCCGGCGATTGCCCGGCAGACCTTCAGCAACCAACTATACAGCTATGGCGCGGCCGCCTCGGTGCTGATGATGATCCTGGCGATGCTGTTCATCCTTGCCTGGTACCGCATCTTCCGCAACGCGCTGACCGTGAACTGA
- a CDS encoding sugar ABC transporter substrate-binding protein, whose amino-acid sequence MLKRNWTVVSLLVILTLILAGCNTAPSGTAASPSPVAQASPEASPSPEASPSPEASPSPEASPTPEPSPSPEPSPEASPSPPPTTGRTSNYDSAAQKITMWFMPNGAEPLKYVATEAEAFAKANPDIGIDYQLVDWGNAYNQIQTALQGGSDACITQLGTTWVPGFAATGGLRPFTEAEIQAVGGKDAFVAASWRATGIEGSNEVVALPWIVDIRAIAYRKDIFEKAGINPEEAFKDLASFEAALHKIKDANLGIAPFVHPGRNDWNVWQNAAMFMWNYGGDLLTPDNKQAAFNSDESVAGVQQLVSFWPKGLTPEDTLELNSAQAEQRFGEGQAATIMGASYLISSARAPKDSGGWTNDDARNNLAFAEFPAGPGGQYTFAGGSQLAIFKDCPHPEAAVKFVQYLVGKESQARYNAATGFLPPLKAAQDDPAFNDPLWEVFKRAGPKGKSAPAVVQWGGIENALQSELQALWEDVAASPGKPLTKEQIKARLDAAAETVNELLSQ is encoded by the coding sequence ATGCTGAAACGCAACTGGACGGTTGTTAGCCTACTGGTTATTCTGACGCTCATTCTGGCCGGGTGCAATACTGCGCCCAGTGGCACGGCGGCTTCCCCGTCACCGGTCGCGCAGGCATCACCGGAGGCCAGCCCATCACCGGAGGCCAGCCCATCACCGGAGGCCAGCCCATCACCGGAGGCTAGCCCGACGCCGGAACCGAGTCCATCGCCAGAACCATCACCGGAGGCCAGCCCATCACCGCCACCGACCACCGGTCGCACCTCGAACTACGACTCGGCGGCGCAAAAGATCACCATGTGGTTCATGCCCAACGGCGCCGAACCGCTGAAGTATGTGGCGACCGAGGCGGAAGCCTTTGCCAAGGCCAACCCCGACATCGGCATCGACTACCAGTTGGTTGACTGGGGCAATGCCTACAACCAGATCCAGACCGCGCTGCAGGGCGGTTCGGATGCCTGCATCACCCAGCTGGGTACGACCTGGGTTCCCGGCTTTGCCGCTACCGGTGGACTACGCCCCTTCACCGAGGCTGAAATCCAGGCTGTTGGTGGCAAGGACGCTTTTGTTGCGGCCTCCTGGCGGGCTACCGGTATCGAGGGTAGTAATGAGGTGGTAGCGCTGCCCTGGATCGTCGATATTCGTGCGATCGCCTATCGCAAGGATATCTTCGAGAAGGCCGGGATCAACCCGGAGGAAGCCTTCAAGGATCTGGCCTCGTTTGAGGCAGCACTTCACAAGATCAAGGATGCCAACCTGGGCATCGCGCCCTTTGTCCACCCCGGTCGCAATGACTGGAACGTCTGGCAGAACGCGGCCATGTTTATGTGGAACTATGGCGGCGATCTGCTGACGCCCGACAACAAGCAGGCGGCCTTCAACTCGGACGAATCCGTTGCCGGTGTCCAGCAGTTGGTCAGCTTCTGGCCCAAGGGCCTAACACCCGAGGACACGCTGGAGCTCAACTCGGCACAGGCCGAGCAGCGCTTCGGCGAGGGCCAGGCTGCGACGATCATGGGCGCCTCCTACCTGATCAGCTCGGCGCGCGCGCCCAAGGATAGTGGTGGCTGGACCAACGACGATGCGCGCAACAACCTGGCCTTCGCCGAGTTCCCGGCGGGACCGGGCGGGCAGTACACCTTCGCCGGCGGTAGCCAGCTGGCGATCTTCAAGGATTGCCCGCATCCGGAGGCGGCGGTGAAGTTCGTGCAGTACCTGGTCGGCAAGGAGTCGCAGGCGCGCTACAACGCGGCCACCGGCTTCCTGCCACCACTGAAGGCCGCGCAGGACGATCCGGCCTTCAACGATCCGCTCTGGGAGGTCTTCAAGCGCGCCGGCCCGAAGGGCAAGAGCGCGCCGGCGGTGGTGCAGTGGGGCGGCATCGAGAACGCGCTGCAGAGCGAACTGCAGGCGCTGTGGGAGGACGTTGCCGCCTCGCCTGGGAAGCCGCTGACCAAGGAGCAGATCAAGGCGCGGCTTGACGCGGCGGCTGAAACCGTCAACGAGCTCCTCAGCCAATAG